The proteins below are encoded in one region of Flavobacterium nackdongense:
- a CDS encoding T9SS type B sorting domain-containing protein: protein MKLKVLLLFVLFYQVTVVFSQETNQISSHKILLEDKNGHLIQSLEKQNELLQIREENRKKEILNLKKVNLNSKTAAAQQAVEMCTNSGFEQFETISGSSVLKNFLYTIGDPPGPTQCRSITNTADAYINRYNPTNMNVMATGVSSNLVDPYMGDIKAFDQYAIKINHENSSTYGSIVQGKRFKTNNENYLKFNYKAVLQTVYNSSHTDNQPFVKARILDKNRVVVNEFCLVGDEKNCIFTKVPSQTSSYVTLYTANWQSGILDISSIPNNEEFTVEFMASRCGLGGHFGYMYVDDICLLHSAENLQGAIELEPLNKVCPSLPLSVCGNYTIPNSGGISATVNKITLTVYNSNKVSVYSTSTTTSLDTTNKKFCFTLKATDFPNSTNANYNVGVQIDYDIAGTSCAGTSFNSAKDPDANPGWDISFLNCNASCDIDVTTAKISQCDTNRDGNETFDLSTLNPLLVTSTSGLNFSYFKNYDEAEANLNAITNFTSYPSSSTSLFVRVSKNTTCYKIISASLELRNPTANITGILNVCSGSTILKASSGSTYQWSTGETTQSITVTSIGKYSVVVTDSYGCSSDATVEIEPSQTAVSPILEITQPSCFSTTGTIKVTSVASQYSFDDGSTWSTSNTKSNLYPGTYLVKIKTVNGCTSYSQSVTITASSTLYPNYTYANPLFCGDTGTITITTPSAYYSFDDGVTWVNDATASNLKPGVYKIRTKDLQGCISSANNVVLSSTTLETPNYTLVKPACAVKGSITIDTVSDFYTFDGGTTWSTSNTKSNLDPGNYSVGIKNALGCTSYYTYIYLYDYQYYSPEYTTEQPVCGSNGSITITTIADFYSFDNGTTWTTNNVANLPYGYYQIKVKNNAGCISSSNYVALNQPYIDAPIMSIEQPTCGVNGKITINSISDFYSFDNGTTWTTLNTKSLAPGHYFVITKNSIGCTSAPTSVWLNNPNIAEPAYTVIHPTCTTADSLTINTVADFYSFDGGYTWGTSSSKSNLTSGGNYTLAIKNNLGCVSLNVYASVNYPNLPDPDYTITNPSCGNIGKIVFNTVADFYSIDSGGTWSTNPIFNNLSSGYYTLLIKTATCSSRYISVYLDPQNLASPKYTVVQPACGTKGSISITTTADLYTIDGYNWVTSPIFTNLSPGYYYPKIKNAQGCVSTSNSLNLQIFYLPAPTFTTTQPTCGQGGSITFTTVAAEYSIDGGNSWRTNPVFSNLNSGYYNLVVKNAAGCTSSPYSFNTSLKPYYLPNPDFTVVQPTCGTAGSITIATVADSYSFDGGSTWTTNPKLSGLTSGYYNIVIKNVTGCKSYALTLHINPFYLPNPNIKIVQPSCGNGGSITVTTAADKYSFDGGTTWTSNPILLNPAEGSYNIAIKNATGCQSRLQYTYINKYYLPAPNITAIQPTCGSPSGTLIVNTTADQYSFDNGGTWTTNPIKKNLANGYYYIVVKNTLGCTSKSGYAYIYSPPNVPVAPAVQVVQPSSCGATDGSITITTTAQSYSFNDGNSWTTNPTKINVGAGTYIIKIKTNSNSCDSSTTVVNLSSGTTIPAPTYSATPPNCSAAKGSITITTPAATYSYDNGLTYVFSNTKTDLDPGIYFIKIKNLAGCVSEAATVTIPSLSALPAPDYKAIQPDCNNLTGSVTINTVADLYSFDNGITFGTSNSKANASPGTYNVMIKYNSGCISLSTPVTIDAAPLTPAAPQVVVTDPIGCTTSTGSIMVSTVANLYSFDDGLTWITNNTAILAPGIYSIRIKYTNSCPSVAYTATINPPANVPSIPTISVTQPLSCSNPFGSIAITSPAYQYSFDNGVTYSTNPLSGNLSEGTYQIRVKNSSGCESEALSLIIHAPTDYPSEPTFTTIQPDCNNLKGTITITSLAAGYSFDNGATWTSNPTQSNLDPKTYDIKIKSSIGCVSNASTVTITAFTNFIPQPTSASPQIFCIQQNATLNSIVITGQNIEWYDALTNGNLLVNTTLLQNGITYYASQTINGCESDRVAVFINIQNTAAPTAISPQTFCASQNPTLSNLTITGSTIKWYDSTAAGSLLPASTPLQNGQTYYATQTINDCESTTRSAITVALISTLPATNFEELFCDDLNDGSETVNLSNYISNIISNTTNYNFSYYTSVLGAENEAASSKIANFTNYKLALGDNKIYVRINSNTACYAVAEIKLTLFSKPFINITNIVPLCESKTITIDAGSGFDSYLWSNGEKTQKIIVANPGTFSVTVTKDHTSLTCSSTKNFIVKQSNKAVIKTIEIKDWTDHDNMITVLADGDGEYEYAIDGENYQDSKVFSGLSSGNYTVTVRDKNGCGTTPPQEVNLLMFPKFFTPNGDGYNDNWKIKFSDAEVGLTITIFDRYGKLIKNLVSNSDSWDGTFNGVNLQADDYWFIVTRANGKEYKGHFSLKR from the coding sequence ATGAAGCTTAAAGTCCTACTACTGTTTGTCCTTTTTTATCAAGTTACTGTTGTTTTTTCCCAAGAAACAAATCAAATTTCATCCCATAAAATTTTATTAGAAGATAAAAATGGTCATTTAATTCAATCATTGGAAAAGCAAAACGAGTTGCTGCAAATTCGAGAAGAAAACAGGAAAAAAGAAATCCTGAATTTAAAAAAAGTAAATCTGAATTCGAAAACAGCAGCAGCGCAACAAGCGGTAGAAATGTGCACCAATAGTGGTTTCGAACAATTTGAAACTATAAGTGGCAGTAGCGTACTCAAGAATTTTCTCTATACTATAGGCGATCCGCCAGGCCCAACACAATGTCGGTCGATTACCAATACCGCCGATGCATACATCAATCGGTACAACCCGACCAATATGAACGTGATGGCGACCGGTGTATCTTCCAACCTTGTTGATCCTTATATGGGTGATATCAAGGCATTTGACCAATATGCGATCAAAATTAATCACGAAAACTCTTCTACTTATGGCTCTATTGTACAAGGTAAACGATTTAAAACGAATAATGAAAATTACCTGAAATTTAACTATAAAGCCGTATTGCAAACTGTATATAATAGCAGTCATACTGATAATCAGCCATTTGTTAAAGCAAGAATTTTAGATAAAAATAGGGTTGTTGTAAATGAATTTTGTTTAGTAGGAGACGAAAAAAATTGCATTTTCACCAAAGTTCCGAGTCAAACTTCGTCTTATGTTACACTTTACACTGCCAACTGGCAATCCGGGATATTAGACATTTCCTCGATACCTAACAATGAAGAATTTACGGTGGAATTTATGGCTTCAAGATGTGGTCTGGGAGGACATTTTGGCTATATGTATGTTGATGACATTTGTCTACTGCATTCTGCAGAAAATTTGCAAGGTGCTATAGAACTAGAACCTTTGAATAAAGTTTGTCCAAGTTTACCCCTTTCTGTTTGTGGAAATTATACTATCCCTAATTCGGGTGGAATTTCGGCGACAGTAAATAAAATTACTTTAACTGTTTATAACAGTAATAAAGTTTCTGTTTACAGTACTTCAACAACCACTAGCTTAGACACCACAAATAAAAAATTTTGTTTCACATTAAAGGCTACAGATTTTCCAAATAGCACCAATGCCAATTATAATGTCGGTGTACAAATAGATTATGATATTGCAGGAACCTCCTGCGCAGGAACCAGTTTTAACTCGGCCAAAGATCCTGATGCAAATCCGGGATGGGATATTTCTTTTTTAAATTGCAATGCAAGCTGTGATATTGATGTCACAACTGCAAAAATATCGCAATGCGATACAAATCGAGATGGAAATGAAACTTTTGATTTGTCCACATTAAATCCATTGCTAGTAACTTCTACTTCAGGGTTAAATTTTAGTTATTTCAAAAATTATGATGAAGCTGAAGCCAACTTGAATGCCATTACTAATTTTACCAGTTACCCAAGTTCCAGTACTTCGCTCTTTGTTCGAGTGAGTAAAAATACCACTTGCTATAAAATAATTTCGGCAAGTTTAGAACTAAGAAATCCTACAGCAAATATTACCGGTATTCTCAATGTTTGTTCCGGAAGCACAATACTAAAAGCCTCCTCAGGCTCGACATACCAATGGAGTACTGGTGAAACTACACAAAGCATTACGGTAACATCAATAGGAAAATATTCTGTTGTGGTGACCGATTCTTATGGCTGTAGTAGCGATGCTACTGTGGAAATAGAACCAAGCCAAACTGCTGTTTCGCCAATTTTGGAAATCACTCAACCCTCTTGTTTTTCGACCACAGGAACCATAAAAGTAACTTCGGTAGCATCGCAATATAGTTTTGATGACGGTTCAACTTGGAGTACCAGCAATACAAAGAGTAATTTGTATCCCGGAACCTATTTAGTAAAAATAAAAACAGTAAACGGATGTACTTCCTATTCTCAAAGTGTAACCATAACGGCTTCATCTACTTTATATCCAAATTATACATATGCTAATCCCTTGTTTTGTGGAGATACTGGTACCATTACCATCACTACTCCATCTGCATATTATAGCTTTGACGACGGTGTAACTTGGGTAAATGATGCCACGGCGTCCAATCTGAAACCAGGAGTTTATAAAATTCGTACAAAAGATTTACAAGGTTGTATTTCTTCAGCAAACAATGTTGTTCTTAGCAGTACTACATTAGAAACTCCAAATTATACTTTGGTGAAGCCCGCTTGCGCCGTTAAAGGCAGCATAACTATCGATACGGTTTCTGATTTTTACACTTTTGATGGAGGTACAACCTGGAGTACAAGTAACACCAAGAGTAATTTAGATCCGGGAAATTATTCCGTAGGAATTAAAAATGCTTTGGGATGTACTTCCTATTACACCTACATTTATTTATATGACTATCAATATTACAGTCCTGAATACACTACAGAGCAACCCGTATGCGGAAGCAATGGCAGCATCACTATCACCACGATTGCTGATTTCTATAGTTTTGACAATGGCACAACTTGGACTACCAATAACGTAGCCAATTTGCCTTATGGCTACTATCAAATAAAAGTAAAAAATAACGCGGGATGTATCAGTTCTTCAAATTATGTAGCTTTGAATCAACCCTACATTGATGCACCAATTATGAGCATTGAACAACCAACTTGTGGTGTAAACGGAAAAATCACGATTAATTCTATTTCTGATTTTTATAGCTTTGACAATGGCACAACTTGGACAACCCTAAATACTAAATCATTGGCTCCGGGACATTACTTTGTAATCACAAAAAACAGCATTGGTTGCACTTCCGCTCCTACTAGTGTTTGGTTAAATAATCCGAATATTGCCGAACCTGCGTATACTGTCATACATCCAACCTGTACAACAGCAGATAGCCTTACAATAAATACTGTTGCCGATTTCTACAGTTTTGATGGCGGCTACACTTGGGGAACCAGCTCATCTAAATCGAATCTTACTTCTGGCGGAAATTACACTCTTGCTATAAAAAACAATCTAGGATGTGTATCTTTAAATGTTTATGCTTCCGTTAATTACCCCAACCTGCCAGATCCTGATTACACGATTACTAATCCAAGTTGCGGCAATATAGGTAAAATTGTTTTCAACACTGTTGCCGATTTCTACAGCATCGATTCTGGTGGAACTTGGAGTACAAATCCTATTTTTAATAATTTAAGTAGTGGATATTATACCTTATTAATAAAGACAGCTACTTGCTCCTCACGATATATATCTGTTTATTTAGATCCCCAAAACTTAGCGTCTCCAAAATACACTGTAGTTCAACCAGCTTGTGGAACCAAAGGCTCAATAAGCATTACCACAACTGCTGATTTGTATACTATAGACGGATACAATTGGGTAACAAGTCCAATTTTTACTAATCTTTCTCCCGGTTATTATTACCCTAAAATAAAAAATGCCCAAGGTTGTGTTTCCACCTCAAATTCTTTAAATCTTCAAATTTTTTATCTTCCTGCACCTACTTTTACCACAACACAACCCACATGTGGACAAGGTGGAAGTATCACTTTTACAACTGTCGCAGCAGAATACAGTATTGATGGAGGCAATTCCTGGCGCACCAATCCTGTATTTAGTAATCTAAATTCTGGCTATTATAATCTGGTTGTGAAAAATGCCGCAGGTTGTACATCTTCACCTTATAGTTTTAACACGTCATTGAAACCGTATTATCTGCCAAATCCCGATTTTACTGTAGTTCAACCAACTTGTGGCACCGCTGGAAGTATTACTATTGCTACCGTTGCCGATTCTTATAGTTTTGATGGAGGTTCAACTTGGACTACAAACCCTAAACTTTCTGGACTCACTTCTGGATATTATAATATCGTAATTAAAAACGTAACCGGTTGCAAATCGTACGCTTTAACATTACATATAAACCCATTTTATCTACCTAATCCAAATATAAAAATTGTACAACCAAGTTGCGGAAATGGCGGGAGTATTACCGTTACTACTGCTGCTGATAAATACAGTTTTGACGGAGGTACTACATGGACTAGCAATCCCATTTTATTAAATCCTGCTGAAGGATCATATAATATTGCCATTAAAAATGCCACCGGTTGTCAATCTCGGTTGCAATATACTTACATTAATAAATATTATTTACCTGCACCCAATATCACTGCTATTCAGCCGACTTGTGGCAGTCCTTCAGGTACTTTAATAGTAAATACCACTGCAGATCAATACAGTTTTGATAATGGTGGAACTTGGACCACAAACCCTATAAAGAAAAATTTAGCTAACGGCTATTACTATATAGTAGTAAAAAACACTTTGGGATGTACCTCTAAGAGCGGTTATGCCTATATTTACTCACCACCAAATGTTCCTGTTGCGCCCGCTGTACAAGTTGTTCAACCCTCCTCGTGTGGAGCAACTGACGGTAGCATAACCATAACAACAACAGCGCAAAGTTATAGTTTCAATGATGGTAACAGTTGGACCACAAACCCAACAAAAATAAATGTAGGAGCTGGAACCTATATCATTAAAATTAAAACCAATTCGAATAGTTGTGATTCCTCCACCACTGTTGTAAATTTAAGTTCAGGCACGACCATTCCCGCACCTACTTATTCAGCAACCCCACCGAACTGTAGCGCTGCAAAAGGTTCCATCACTATTACTACCCCTGCCGCAACCTATAGTTATGATAATGGTTTAACCTACGTTTTTTCTAATACCAAAACAGATCTCGATCCAGGGATTTATTTTATAAAAATTAAAAATTTAGCGGGTTGCGTTTCTGAGGCTGCTACTGTCACTATTCCCTCACTATCTGCACTTCCAGCCCCCGATTACAAAGCAATTCAACCCGATTGCAACAACCTAACGGGATCAGTAACTATTAATACGGTCGCAGATTTGTACAGCTTTGACAATGGAATCACCTTTGGAACATCAAATAGTAAGGCTAATGCAAGCCCGGGAACCTATAATGTAATGATTAAATATAATTCTGGGTGTATTTCTCTTAGTACCCCTGTTACAATTGATGCCGCTCCACTAACTCCCGCTGCACCACAGGTTGTAGTCACAGACCCTATTGGATGCACCACTTCAACCGGTAGCATTATGGTTTCTACGGTTGCAAATCTTTATAGTTTTGATGACGGTCTGACTTGGATTACGAACAATACAGCTATTTTAGCGCCAGGAATTTATTCAATTCGAATAAAATACACTAATAGTTGCCCTTCAGTTGCCTATACTGCAACGATCAATCCACCTGCAAACGTACCTTCAATTCCAACAATCAGCGTTACCCAACCTCTGAGTTGTAGTAATCCCTTTGGCTCGATCGCCATAACAAGCCCTGCCTATCAGTATAGTTTTGATAATGGTGTGACGTATTCGACCAATCCACTTTCAGGAAATTTATCGGAAGGAACCTACCAGATTCGTGTAAAAAACAGTAGTGGTTGCGAATCCGAAGCCTTGTCTTTAATCATTCATGCACCAACAGATTACCCTTCCGAACCAACATTTACAACTATTCAGCCAGATTGTAATAATCTTAAAGGAACTATTACGATTACAAGCCTTGCCGCAGGGTATAGTTTCGACAATGGGGCCACTTGGACAAGCAATCCAACGCAATCAAATCTTGATCCAAAAACATACGATATCAAAATAAAAAGCAGCATTGGATGTGTTTCAAATGCTAGCACTGTTACCATCACAGCTTTTACAAATTTTATTCCACAACCTACATCAGCAAGCCCTCAAATATTCTGTATCCAACAAAATGCAACTTTAAATTCCATTGTAATCACAGGACAAAACATAGAATGGTACGATGCTTTGACAAATGGAAATCTTCTTGTCAATACCACTTTATTACAAAACGGAATAACATATTATGCTTCGCAAACCATCAACGGCTGCGAAAGTGATAGAGTTGCTGTTTTTATAAACATTCAAAATACAGCTGCGCCAACAGCAATTTCTCCACAAACATTTTGTGCCAGCCAAAATCCAACTTTATCCAATTTAACAATCACAGGAAGCACCATAAAATGGTATGACAGCACCGCTGCAGGTAGTCTTTTACCTGCATCAACTCCTTTACAAAATGGGCAAACTTATTATGCTACTCAAACCATAAATGATTGTGAAAGCACAACAAGGTCAGCCATTACAGTAGCACTAATTTCTACTTTGCCTGCTACAAATTTTGAAGAATTATTCTGTGATGACTTGAATGACGGTTCTGAAACCGTGAATTTAAGCAATTACATTTCTAATATTATTTCAAATACAACCAACTATAATTTCTCTTATTACACTTCTGTTTTGGGCGCCGAAAACGAAGCAGCAAGCAGTAAAATAGCAAATTTCACCAACTATAAATTGGCTTTGGGAGACAACAAAATCTATGTTCGCATCAATTCCAACACCGCCTGTTACGCCGTTGCCGAAATAAAATTAACTCTTTTTTCCAAACCATTTATCAATATTACCAACATTGTACCTCTTTGCGAAAGCAAGACCATCACTATTGATGCTGGCTCAGGATTTGATTCTTATCTGTGGTCCAATGGAGAGAAAACCCAAAAAATAATTGTCGCTAATCCAGGAACTTTTTCAGTGACAGTTACCAAGGATCATACTAGTCTAACTTGTTCGAGTACCAAAAATTTTATAGTGAAGCAATCAAACAAAGCTGTAATTAAAACTATAGAAATCAAAGACTGGACGGATCACGACAATATGATCACTGTTCTTGCTGATGGAGATGGGGAATATGAATATGCTATCGACGGCGAAAATTACCAAGATAGCAAAGTGTTTTCGGGATTAAGCAGTGGCAACTATACCGTCACCGTTCGGGACAAAAATGGCTGCGGAACGACACCACCACAAGAAGTAAATCTTTTGATGTTTCCAAAATTCTTTACTCCAAATGGAGACGGCTACAACGACAATTGGAAAATTAAATTTTCGGATGCTGAAGTTGGTTTAACCATTACTATATTTGATCGTTACGGAAAATTGATTAAAAATTTAGTTTCCAATTCCGACAGTTGGGACGGAACCTTTAACGGTGTAAATCTTCAAGCAGATGATTATTGGTTTATAGTAACTAGAGCCAACGGCAAAGAATACAAAGGGCATTTTAGTTTGAAACGGTAA